One genomic window of Solanum stenotomum isolate F172 chromosome 9, ASM1918654v1, whole genome shotgun sequence includes the following:
- the LOC125877157 gene encoding pyrophosphate--fructose 6-phosphate 1-phosphotransferase subunit beta-like: MAATAVGPGRSTSSYSEVQHNRLIVSLPLPSVLKKPFSVIDGPPSSAAGNPGEIAKLFPNLFGQPSVSLLPGHTSGAALDHTLKIGVVLSGGQAPGGHNVISGIFDYLQEKTKNSTLYGFKGGPAGIMNCKYVELTTDFVYPYRNQGGFDMICSGRDKIESDEQFNQAAETAKKLDLDGIVVIGGDDSNTNACLLAENFRGKGLKTRVIGCPKTIDGDLKSKEVPTSFGFDTACKIYAEMIGNVMIDARSTGKYYHFVRLMGRAASHITLECALQTHPNITIIGEEVAAQKQTLKSVTDYIVGVICKRAKLGYNYGVILIPEGLIDFIPEVQQLIAELNEILAHDVIDEAGSWKKKLQCQSHDLFELLPQAIQEQLLLERDPHGNVQVAKIETEKMLIQMVEAELESKRKEGSYTKQFKGQSHFFGYEGRCGLPSNFDSNYCYALGYGAGALLQSGKTGLISSVGNLKGPVEDWTVGGTALTSLMDVERRHGKFKPVIKKAMVELEGAPFKKFASLREEWALKNRYFSPGPLQFVGPTSNETNHTLMLELGAKA; this comes from the exons ATGGCAGCAACAGCCGTCGGCCCCGGACGATCGACCTCGTCGTACAGCGAAGTCCAACACAACCGTCTTATTGTATCACTTCCTCTGCCTTCTGTCCTCAAAAAGCCCTTTTCAGTCATTGATGGCCCTCCTAGCTCAGCCGCTGGAAATCCAG GTGAAATTGCAAAGCTTTTTCCAAATCTGTTTGGGCAGCCTTCCGTGTCGTTACTTCCAGGTCACACATCTGGGGCTGCATTGGATCATACTCTTAAAATCGGGGTTGTATTGTCCGGTGGACAGGCTCCTGGTGGGCACAATGTCATCTCTGGAATTTTTG ACTATTTGCAGGAGAAAACGAAAAATAGCACACTCTATGGATTCAAGGGAGGTCCAGCAGGGATAATGAACTGTAAATATGTAGAGTTGACAACGGATTTTGTTTATCCTTACAGAAATCAA GGTGGCTTTGATATGATCTGTAGTGGTAGAGACAAGATAGAAAGTGATGAACAG TTTAATCAAGCTGCAGAAACAGCTAAGAAACTTGACTTAGATGGGATTGTTGTGATTGGTGGAGATGATTCAAATACAAATGCTTGTCTTCTAGCTGAGAACTTCAG GGGTAAAGGTCTGAAAACACGGGTTATTGGATGCCCGAAGACAATTGATGGTGATTTGAAAAGCAAAGAAGTTCCTACTAGTTTTGGATTTGATACTGCTTGCAAG ATATATGCAGAAATGATTGGAAATGTCATGATAGATGCTCGTTCAACAGGAAAATACTATCACT TTGTAAGGCTTATGGGCCGTGCTGCATCACACATCACATTGGAGTGTGCTCTTCAAACCCATCCAAATATTACCATCATTGGCGAAGAG GTTGCAGCCCAAAAGCAAACACTTAAAAGTGTTACAGATTACATCGTAGGAGTAATTTGTAAACGAGCAAAACTTGGTTATAATTATGGAGTTATACTAATACCCGAAGGCCTGATTGACTTCATTCCAGAG GTGCAACAGTTGATTGCAGAGCTCAATGAAATCCTGGCTCATGATGTTATTGATGAAGCTGGCAGTTGGAAAAAGAAACTCCAATGCCAGTCTCACGATCTCTTTGAACTCCTACCACAAGCAATTCAGGAGCAGTTACTTCTTGAAAGAGATCCACATGGAAATGTCCAG GTTGCCAAAATAGAAACTGAGAAAATGCTTATTCAAATGGTGGAAGCTGAACTCGAAAGCAAGAGGAAGGAAGGTTCATATACCAAACAATTCAAAGGGCAGTCTCATTTTTTCGG TTACGAGGGTAGATGTGGTTTGCCTTCAAATTTTGACTCCAACTATTGCTATGCATTGGGTTATGGGGCTGGAGCACTTCTTCAGTCTGGCAAAACAGGCTTGATTTCCTCT GTGGGAAATTTGAAAGGTCCAGTTGAAGACTGGACAGTCGGTGGAACAGCACTAACATCTTTGATGGATGTGGAAAGGAGACATG GTAAGTTCAAGCCTGTGATTAAGAAGGCAATGGTGGAACTAGAAG GTGCTCCTTTCAAAAAATTTGCTTCCTTGCGAGAAGAGTGGGCTCTAAAGAATCGATACTTCAGCCCTG GTCCACTTCAATTTGTTGGCCCAACATCAAATGAAACCAATCACACTTTAATGCTGGAGTTGGGAGCCAAAGCTTAA
- the LOC125876477 gene encoding glycine-rich RNA-binding protein 4, mitochondrial produces the protein MKGILIELSRRVVRLPNNIVNGRLYCSPPSSSSLPPNNKLFVAGLSWSVDEKSLSDAFSSFGQVTEVRIMYDKETGRSRGFGFVYFSKDEEASSAKDSMDGKAFLGRPLRVSFALEKVRGAPVVVPRLTGTGNADRKTR, from the exons atgaaggGAATTTTGATAGAGTTGTCGAGAAGAGTTGTAAGACTCCCAAATAATATTGTGAATGGACGATTGTATTGCTCTCctccttcatcttcttctctaCCTCCCAATAACAAGCTCTTCGTCGCTG GTTTGTCATGGTCTGTGGATGAAAAATCGCTCAGTGATGCATTCTCCTCTTTCGGGCAAGTAACAGAAG TAAGGATAATGTATGATAAGGAAACTGGTCGATCAAGGGGATTTGGGTTTGTTTACTTCTCAAAAGACGAAGAGGCCAGCAGTGCAAAAGACTCCATGGATGGAAAG GCTTTTCTAGGTCGTCCATTGAGGGTAAGCTTTGCCCTTGAAAAGGTCCGCGGTGCACCTGTTGTTGTTCCCCGACTTACAGGCACTGGAAATGCTGATAGAAAAACTCGTTGA
- the LOC125877076 gene encoding endoglucanase 11, whose translation MKSSFLHHFSLLLLSLSTIFSSSAIAFDYADALSKSLLYFEAQRSGRLPYNQRVTWRDHSGLTDGLEEGVDLVGGYYDAGDHVKFGLPMAFTVTMLSWSVIEYGEEISYVGEIEHAFEAIKWGTDYFIKAHTSPNVLWAEVGDGDTDHYCWQRPEDMTTSRRSFKIDENNPGSDLAGETAAAMAAASIVFRKSNPHYSHLLLHHAQQLFEFGDKYRGKYDKSVGVVKNYYASVSGYEDELLWAALWLYKATDKEDYLEYVINKANSFGGIGWAITEFSWDVKFAGLQIIASKILQETKHKKHSYIQEQYRSKAEHYICSCLNKNNGTTNVDRTPGGLLYVRQWNNMQYVSTAAFLLTFYSDFLKNFDQKIVCHGGIVDHEELFNFAKSQVDYILGSNPKNMSYLVGFGPNYPKRVHHRGASIVSYRENKGFIGCTQGYDYWYNKNGPNPNVLIGAIVGGPDNQDEFNDDRANYVQTEACTYNTAPLVGIFAKLNFLSSPLIASF comes from the exons ATGAAGAGTTCTTTTTTGCaccatttttctcttcttcttctatcaCTCTCCACCATTTTCTCCTCTTCTGCTATAGCTTTTGATTATGCAGATGCTCTTTCCAAGAGTCTCCTTTACTTTGAAGCTCAAAGGTCCGGTCGATTACCTTACAATCAACGTGTCACTTGGCGCGACCATTCTGGTTTAACTGATGGTTTAGAAGAAGGA GTGGATTTAGTTGGAGGTTACTATGATGCTGGTGACCATGTGAAATTTGGTCTACCAATGGCATTTACAGTAACAATGTTGTCATGGAGTGTTATTGAATATGGTGAAGAGATTTCTTATGTAGGAGAAATTGAACATGCTTTTGAAGCTATCAAATGGGGTACTGATTATTTCATCAAAGCACATACTAGTCCAAATGTATTATGGGCTGAG GTTGGAGATGGAGATACTGATCATTACTGTTGGCAACGTCCGGAGGACATGACAACTTCTCGTCGATCATTCAAGATCGACGAGAATAACCCCGGCTCTGACTTAGCCGGGGAGACAGCTGCCGCGATGGCAGCCGCGTCTATTGTGTTTAGGAAAAGTAATCCGCATTACTCTCACTTACTATTGCACCATGCCCAACAg TTGTTTGAGTTTGGTGACAAGTACAGAGGAAAATATGACAAAAGTGTGGGAGTAGTGAAAAACTATTATGCATCAGTGAGTGGGTACGAAGATGAGTTGTTGTGGGCAGCATTATGGCTATACAAAGCCACCGACAAAGAAGATTATTTGGAGTATGTAATTAACAAGGCAAATTCATTTGGAGGTATTGGTTGGGCTATTACTGAGTTCAGTTGGGATGTTAAATTTGCTGGTCTACAAATTATTGCTTCCAAG ATACTACAGGAGACAAAACACAAGAAACACAGCTACATACAAGAACAATATCGTTCGAAAGCTGAACACTACATATGTTCATGTCTCAACAAAAACAACGGTACCACCAACGTTGATCGCACCCCAGGTGGACTACTATACGTCCGTCAATGGAACAACATGCAGTACGTATCGACCGCGGCCTTCCTCCTCACATTCTACTCAGATTTCCTtaaaaattttgaccaaaaaatcGTCTGTCATGGAGGAATAGTTGATCATGAAGAACTATTCAATTTTGCTAAATCCCAAGTGGACTACATCTTGGGCTCAAACCCAAAAAACATGAGTTATCTTGTGGGGTTTGGCCCAAATTATCCAAAAAGAGTACACCATAGAGGGGCTTCAATTGTGTCTTATAGAGAGAACAAGGGCTTTATTGGATGTACACAAGGGTATGATTATTGGTACAACAAAAATGGGCCAAACCCAAATGTTTTAATTGGGGCAATTGTTGGTGGGCCTGATAATCAAGATGAGTTTAATGATGACAGAGCAAATTATGTGCAAACAGAGGCTTGTACATATAATACAGCACCTCTTGTGGGTATTTTTGCTAAGTTGAATTTTTTGAGTTCACCATTAATTGcatctttctaa
- the LOC125875998 gene encoding protein NRT1/ PTR FAMILY 6.4-like: MVLVDNHAGKDGAEDGNLVDFRGNPADKSRTGGWLAAGLILGTELSERVCVMGISMNLVTYLVGDLHLPSSKSANIVTNFMGTLNLLGLLGGFLADAKLGRYLTVAIFASIAAVGVTLLTLATSIPSMKPPECNPRKGGHCIEASGQQLALLYTALYILALGGGGIKSNVSGFGSDQFDSSDPKENKSMIYFFNRFYFCISLGSLFAVTVLVYLQDNVGRAWGYGISAGTMVLGVAVLIGGTTLYRFKKPQGSPLTIIWRVLLLAWRKRKLTYPSDPGFLNEYHNAKVPHTHMLRCLDKAAILDDSAAANEDSKSPWIVSTVTEVEEVKMVLKLIPIWSTCILFWTVYSQMNTFTIEQATFMNRKVGNFAVPAGSLSVFLFISILLFTSINERVIVRIARKITHNTQGITSLQRVGIGLLFSIVGMVASALVEKRRREHAIHHKFNISAFWLVPQFFIVGAGEAFAYVGQLEFFIREAPEGMKSMSTGLFLSTLSMGYFVSSLLVSLVQKATKGRWLKSNLNKGKLDLFYWLLAVLGVINFLIFIAFSMKHQYKVQNLSSIEYSAEELGNWKDLTLDNKEKKLEADKKVEA; the protein is encoded by the exons ATG GTTTTGGTTGATAACCATGCTGGAAAAGATGGTGCAGAAGATGGTAATCTGGTTGATTTTCGAGGAAACCCAGCCGATAAGTCTAGGACAGGGGGATGGCTAGCTGCAGGACTTATCCTAG GAACTGAGCTATCAGAAAGGGTATGTGTTATGGGGATTTCGATGAATTTAGTCACATACTTGGTTGGAGATTTACATCTTCCATCCTCCAAATCTGCCAACATTGTCACCAATTTCATGGGGACACTTAATCTTCTTGGTCTTCTAGGTGGTTTCTTGGCAGATGCTAAACTCGGACGTTATCTGACTGTTGCAATCTTTGCTTCAATTGCTGCTGTG GGGGTTACGCTGTTGACACTGGCGACATCCATTCCAAGCATGAAGCCCCCTGAATGTAACCCAAGAAAAGGTGGTCACTGCATTGAAGCCAGTGGCCAGCAGCTTGCTCTTCTCTATACGGCGCTATACATCCTAGCTCTTGGTGGTGGTGGAATCAAGTCAAATGTCTCCGGGTTTGGTTCAGACCAATTTGACTCATCAGATCCCAAGGAGAACAAGTCCATGATATATTTCTTCAATAGATTCTATTTCTGCATAAGCCTAGGTTCTCTGTTTGCAGTGACTGTGTTGGTGTATTTACAAGACAATGTAGGAAGAGCATGGGGATATGGGATATCAGCAGGCACGATGGTCCTCGGAGTTGCTGTATTGATTGGTGGAACGACGTTGTATAGATTCAAGAAGCCTCAAGGAAGTCCTTTGACTATCATATGGAGAGTTCTACTTTTAGCTTGGAGGAAAAGAAAGCTTACCTACCCTTCTGATCCTGGCTTCTTGAATGAATATCACAATGCAAAAGTCCCACATACACATATGTTGAG GTGTCTTGACAAGGCAGCCATTCTTGATGACTCTGCAGCTGCAAATGAGGATAGCAAGAGCCCGTGGATAGTTTCAACGGTTACAGAAGTCGAAGAAGTGAAAATGGTGCTTAAATTGATTCCCATATGGTCTACATGCATACTTTTTTGGACAGTATACTCTCAGATGAACACCTTCACCATTGAACAAGCTACCTTCATGAACCGGAAAGTTGGCAACTTTGCCGTCCCTGCAGGCTCCTTATCCGTCTTTCTCTTTATTAGCATACTTCTCTTTACTTCCATAAATGAAAGAGTCATTGTACGTATCGCCAGAAAAATCACTCACAACACCCAAGGAATCACAAGCCTTCAGAGAGTTGGAATTGGACTACTATTCTCTATTGTTGGTATGGTAGCTTCAGCTTTGGTAGAAAAACGCCGGAGGGAACATGCCATCCATCACAAGTTCAATATAAGTGCGTTTTGGTTAGTCCCTCAATTCTTCATTGTAGGTGCTGGGGAAGCTTTTGCCTATGTAGGACAGCTAGAATTTTTCATCAGGGAGGCACCCGAAGGGATGAAATCTATGAGCACGGGCCTATTTCTCAGCACACTCTCGATGGGATATTTCGTGAGTAGCTTGCTAGTGTCACTTGTACAGAAAGCAACAAAAGGAAGATGGCTTAAAAGCAATTTAAACAAAGGAAAGCTGGATTTATTCTACTGGTTGCTAGCAGTTCTTGGAGTaattaatttcttgattttcattGCATTTTCAATGAAACACCAATACAAGGTGCAGAACCTTAGCAGTATTGAGTATTCTGCGGAAGAGCTTGGGAATTGGAAGGATTTGACCCTCGACAACAAGGAAAAGAAACTCGAAGCAGACAAGAAGGTGGAAGCTTAA